From one Thalassobaculum sp. OXR-137 genomic stretch:
- a CDS encoding TauD/TfdA family dioxygenase, which translates to MPQEYDTSAAWRADDLNRDRRWIFPLADADRAPMAAAVKAAYDPERDLLDYRREEFDLGPGLETVRAAAREAHFGLGISLVKGLPREGMSPEEFRLLSWAIGLHLGVARPQGKATHYLSEVKSAGMDYRSAGGRGYNSNAKLDFHVDSCDLVTLACYNKAKAGGQSMVTSSIAAWQTLAAERPDLAEVARQPFYFSRNQEEAPDEGPFYPQPLFDFEDGRLFCKWNRNRVRTAQDLEGVPPMSDAQREAADYLDAILRRPELMFTMWLEPGDLQIMNNHVALHSRTEFEDFEAPEQKRLLHRLWLAPPDSVRLPESWRVYFRDIEPGTVRGGFRGHCYDATRHAFEQRQAASHGMPTTIA; encoded by the coding sequence ATGCCGCAGGAATACGACACGTCGGCCGCGTGGCGGGCCGACGACCTGAACCGCGACCGCCGCTGGATCTTCCCTCTCGCCGATGCCGACCGGGCGCCCATGGCCGCGGCGGTCAAGGCCGCCTACGACCCGGAGCGCGACCTTCTGGACTACCGCCGCGAGGAGTTCGATCTCGGTCCCGGGCTGGAGACGGTCCGGGCGGCCGCGCGGGAAGCCCATTTCGGCCTAGGTATCTCTCTGGTGAAGGGCCTGCCGCGCGAGGGCATGAGCCCGGAGGAGTTCCGCCTGCTGAGCTGGGCCATCGGCCTGCATCTCGGCGTGGCCCGGCCCCAGGGCAAGGCGACCCACTACCTGTCCGAGGTCAAGTCCGCCGGCATGGACTACCGCTCGGCCGGCGGCCGTGGATACAATTCCAACGCCAAACTCGACTTCCACGTGGACAGCTGCGACCTGGTCACGCTCGCCTGCTACAACAAGGCCAAGGCCGGCGGGCAGAGCATGGTCACCAGCAGCATCGCCGCGTGGCAGACGCTGGCCGCAGAGCGCCCTGATCTGGCGGAGGTCGCGCGCCAGCCGTTCTACTTCAGCCGCAACCAGGAAGAGGCACCGGACGAGGGGCCGTTCTATCCCCAGCCGCTGTTCGACTTCGAGGACGGCCGGCTGTTCTGCAAGTGGAACCGCAATCGGGTGCGCACCGCCCAGGACCTGGAGGGCGTGCCGCCGATGAGCGACGCCCAGCGCGAGGCCGCCGATTATCTGGACGCAATCCTGCGCCGGCCGGAGCTGATGTTCACCATGTGGCTGGAGCCGGGCGATCTGCAGATCATGAACAACCACGTCGCCCTGCACTCGCGGACCGAGTTCGAGGATTTCGAGGCGCCGGAACAGAAGCGCCTGCTGCACCGCCTCTGGCTCGCGCCGCCGGACTCGGTCCGGCTGCCGGAGAGCTGGCGGGTGTATTTCCGCGATATCGAGCCGGGAACCGTGCGCGGCGGCTTCCGCGGCCATTGCTACGATGCGACCCGGCATGCCTTCGAACAGCGCCAGGCCGCCAGCCACGGCATGCCAACCACGATCGCCTGA
- a CDS encoding ABC transporter permease produces MNSTATPTAEVILAPTPGQILRRRIFGHRGIVIGGGIFFFIVLMAVFAPLLAPYDPYHQDLIARMAPPVWQDKGTWNHILGTDQVGRDYLSRLIYGARISLMIGIMAALISGIIGTVMGVAAGYFGGKVDLVVTFLITCRLSLPVILVSLAVVAIVGGSLEMVILVLGLLLWDRYAVVMRSSTQQIRSLDYVAAAQAAGCSTWYILAREILPNVMNQLIVVATLEFAHAVLLEAALSFLGLGVQPPLPSWGLMISEGRNYILFDPWLIAIPGSALFLLLLAVNLLGDGVRDVTVPENRA; encoded by the coding sequence ATGAACTCCACCGCCACCCCCACCGCCGAGGTCATCCTGGCGCCGACCCCGGGCCAGATCCTGCGGCGCAGGATCTTCGGCCACCGCGGCATCGTCATCGGCGGCGGGATCTTCTTCTTCATCGTGCTGATGGCGGTGTTCGCGCCGCTGCTCGCCCCCTACGACCCGTACCACCAGGACCTGATCGCCCGCATGGCGCCGCCGGTCTGGCAGGACAAGGGCACCTGGAACCACATCCTGGGCACCGACCAGGTCGGCCGCGACTATCTGAGCCGGCTGATCTATGGCGCCCGGATCTCGCTGATGATCGGCATCATGGCGGCGCTGATCTCCGGCATCATCGGCACCGTCATGGGGGTGGCCGCCGGCTATTTCGGCGGCAAGGTCGACCTGGTCGTCACCTTCCTGATCACCTGCCGGCTCTCCCTGCCGGTGATCCTGGTCAGCCTCGCGGTGGTCGCCATCGTCGGCGGGTCGCTGGAGATGGTGATCCTGGTGCTCGGCCTGCTGCTGTGGGACCGATACGCCGTGGTGATGCGGTCCAGCACCCAGCAGATCCGCTCGCTCGACTACGTGGCGGCGGCCCAGGCGGCGGGATGCTCGACCTGGTACATCCTGGCGCGCGAGATCCTGCCGAACGTGATGAACCAGCTCATCGTGGTCGCCACCCTCGAGTTCGCCCACGCGGTCCTGCTCGAGGCGGCCCTCAGCTTCCTCGGCCTCGGCGTCCAGCCGCCGCTGCCGTCCTGGGGGCTGATGATCTCCGAGGGCCGGAACTACATCCTGTTCGATCCCTGGCTGATCGCCATTCCCGGAAGCGCGCTGTTCCTGCTGCTGCTGGCCGTCAACCTGCTGGGCGACGGCGTGCGCGACGTCACCGTTCCCGAGAACCGGGCCTAG
- a CDS encoding ABC transporter ATP-binding protein — MTTTLSVENLRVSIPLSAGVLHAVRGISFEVAKGETLCIVGESGCGKSLTSLALMNLLPSRARRDADRISFDGTDLLKLGERGMAKVRGNTMAMIFQEPMTSLNPAYTIGNQLEEGIRLHKGVSQKEARERAIYLLEKVGITAAASRLGQYPHQLSGGLRQRVMIAMALMCGPDLLICDEPTTALDVTIQAQILHLLKDLQREFDMAVILITHDLGVVARIADRVAVMYAGEIIESGVVGEIFSRPTHPYTQGLMNCIPVPGKTKQGERLGTIPGIVPSMIGEMTGCAFANRCAYAQDICLQPLTTHDIVPGHAVRCARAEEVQALTAGTVRTGTIQSGSPA; from the coding sequence ATGACGACGACCCTCAGTGTGGAGAACCTCCGCGTCTCCATCCCGCTCTCGGCCGGCGTGCTTCACGCGGTCCGGGGCATCAGCTTCGAGGTGGCCAAGGGTGAGACCCTCTGCATCGTCGGCGAGTCCGGCTGCGGCAAGTCGCTGACCTCCCTGGCGCTGATGAACCTGCTGCCGTCGCGCGCCCGGCGCGATGCCGACCGCATCTCGTTCGACGGCACCGACCTGCTGAAACTCGGCGAACGGGGCATGGCCAAGGTGCGCGGCAACACCATGGCGATGATCTTCCAGGAGCCGATGACCTCGCTGAACCCGGCCTACACGATCGGCAACCAGCTCGAGGAAGGCATCCGGCTGCACAAGGGCGTGTCGCAGAAGGAGGCGCGCGAACGGGCGATCTACCTGCTGGAGAAGGTCGGCATCACCGCCGCCGCCAGCCGGCTCGGCCAATATCCGCACCAGCTTTCCGGCGGCCTGCGCCAACGCGTGATGATCGCCATGGCGCTCATGTGCGGCCCCGACCTGCTGATCTGCGACGAGCCGACCACCGCCCTCGACGTCACGATCCAGGCGCAGATCCTGCACCTGCTGAAGGATCTGCAGCGCGAGTTCGACATGGCGGTGATCCTGATCACCCACGATCTGGGCGTCGTCGCCCGCATCGCCGACCGCGTGGCGGTGATGTATGCCGGCGAGATCATCGAGAGCGGCGTCGTCGGCGAGATCTTCAGCCGGCCGACCCATCCCTACACCCAGGGCCTGATGAACTGCATCCCCGTCCCCGGCAAGACCAAGCAGGGCGAGCGGCTGGGCACCATTCCGGGCATCGTGCCGTCGATGATCGGCGAGATGACCGGCTGCGCCTTCGCCAACCGCTGCGCCTACGCCCAGGACATCTGCCTGCAGCCGCTGACGACCCACGACATCGTGCCCGGACATGCCGTGCGCTGCGCCCGCGCCGAGGAGGTGCAGGCGCTGACGGCAGGCACCGTCCGGACAGGGACCATCCAGTCGGGGAGCCCGGCATGA
- a CDS encoding ABC transporter permease, translated as MLIYTAKRILLAILVSLTVSALVFSLLYLSGDPATALAGERANEADIQAIKAAYGFDQPIYIQYFKWLAGAVQGEFGNSVYFRLPVIDLILERLPVTMTLGVCAMIFALVLSIPLGVLAAMYQNSLIDRSALLLAVVGQAMPSFWFALMLIVLFAYWFPILPASGSESWQHFILPTIVLGYYATPAFMRLTRTGLLDVLSSDYVRTARAKGLSPAKVLFKHALRNAIIPVVSLAAVQFGFMLTGSIIIETVFALHGAGFLAWESISRSDFPTVQAVLLLFSWFYIILTFLADLLNAWLNPRIRVA; from the coding sequence ATGCTCATCTACACCGCAAAACGCATCCTGCTAGCCATCCTGGTCAGCCTGACGGTCTCGGCCCTCGTGTTCAGCCTGCTGTATCTCAGCGGCGATCCGGCGACGGCCCTGGCCGGCGAGCGGGCCAACGAGGCCGATATTCAGGCGATCAAGGCGGCCTACGGGTTCGACCAGCCGATCTATATCCAGTATTTCAAATGGCTTGCTGGCGCCGTCCAGGGCGAGTTCGGGAACTCGGTCTATTTCCGCCTGCCGGTGATCGACCTGATCCTGGAACGCCTGCCGGTCACCATGACGCTGGGCGTCTGCGCCATGATCTTCGCGCTGGTCCTGTCGATCCCGCTGGGCGTGCTGGCGGCGATGTATCAGAACAGCCTGATCGACCGGAGCGCGCTGCTGCTGGCGGTCGTCGGACAGGCGATGCCGAGCTTCTGGTTCGCCCTGATGCTGATCGTCCTGTTCGCCTACTGGTTTCCCATTCTGCCGGCCAGCGGCTCGGAGTCCTGGCAGCATTTCATCCTGCCGACGATCGTCCTGGGGTATTACGCGACCCCGGCCTTCATGCGCCTGACCCGCACCGGCCTGCTGGACGTGCTGTCCTCGGACTATGTCCGCACCGCCCGCGCCAAGGGTCTGAGCCCGGCCAAGGTGCTGTTCAAGCACGCCCTGCGCAACGCCATCATCCCGGTGGTGAGCCTGGCCGCCGTGCAGTTCGGCTTCATGCTGACCGGGTCGATCATCATCGAGACCGTCTTCGCGCTTCACGGCGCCGGCTTCCTCGCCTGGGAGTCGATCTCGCGGTCCGATTTCCCCACGGTGCAGGCGGTGCTGCTGCTGTTCTCGTGGTTCTACATCATCCTCACGTTCCTGGCGGATCTGCTGAACGCCTGGCTCAACCCCAGAATCCGGGTGGCTTGA
- a CDS encoding oligopeptide/dipeptide ABC transporter ATP-binding protein gives MTTTPILEARDLFCTFKVRQGMFQPKRPLHAVNGVSLSIEKGGVLGLVGESGCGKSTVARMLLGLQEPTSGTLAIDGQPLEEIGRKELAKRVQPIFQDPYSSLNPRKTIGNIITLPLYIHSIGDKTEWRRKVEDIMDLCGLPKRAYDMYPSQLSGGQRQRVAIARALVMRPEIVICDEPTSALDVSVQAQILNLLLDLQKELGLTYVLISHNLAVVELIATKVAVMYLGRIVEEAEGQAFFAKQRHPYSEALLASVLTPEAGLGVPDAQLGTTFPNPIDPPPGCVFHPRCVHAGAVCKTTAPKTIRDGNGLVECHLYDDAVTV, from the coding sequence ATGACCACCACACCGATCCTCGAGGCCCGCGACCTGTTCTGCACCTTCAAGGTCCGCCAGGGCATGTTCCAGCCGAAGCGGCCGCTGCACGCGGTCAACGGCGTCTCGCTCAGCATCGAGAAGGGCGGCGTGCTCGGCCTGGTCGGCGAGTCCGGCTGCGGCAAGTCCACCGTCGCCCGCATGCTGCTCGGCCTGCAGGAACCCACCTCCGGCACCCTGGCGATCGACGGCCAGCCGCTGGAGGAGATCGGCCGCAAGGAGCTCGCCAAGCGGGTCCAGCCGATCTTCCAGGACCCCTATTCGTCCCTGAACCCGCGCAAGACGATCGGCAACATCATCACCCTGCCGCTCTACATCCACAGCATCGGCGACAAGACCGAGTGGCGGCGCAAGGTCGAGGACATCATGGACCTCTGCGGCCTGCCGAAGCGGGCCTACGACATGTATCCGAGCCAGCTCTCCGGCGGCCAGCGCCAGCGCGTCGCCATCGCCCGAGCCCTGGTCATGCGCCCGGAGATCGTGATCTGCGACGAGCCGACCTCGGCCCTGGACGTCTCGGTCCAGGCGCAGATCCTGAACCTGCTGCTGGATCTGCAGAAGGAACTCGGGCTGACCTATGTGCTGATCAGCCACAACCTCGCCGTGGTCGAGCTGATCGCCACCAAGGTGGCCGTCATGTATCTCGGCCGCATCGTCGAGGAGGCGGAAGGCCAGGCCTTCTTCGCCAAGCAGCGCCACCCCTATTCCGAAGCCCTGCTCGCCTCGGTGCTGACGCCGGAGGCCGGTCTCGGCGTGCCGGACGCCCAGCTCGGCACCACATTCCCGAACCCGATCGACCCGCCGCCGGGCTGCGTCTTCCATCCGCGCTGCGTCCATGCGGGTGCCGTGTGCAAGACCACCGCACCGAAGACCATCCGCGACGGCAACGGCCTGGTGGAATGCCACCTCTACGACGACGCCGTGACCGTCTGA
- a CDS encoding amidase: MTEPCDLSSVEARRLIGAKQLSPVELLASCRARIEAVNPTLNAIPTTCWERAEGEAKAAEDAVMRGDDLPTLHGLPMGVKETMVSGGVRTTFGSPIFADNVPEKDERLVAAARKAGAVAVGKTNVPEFGLGANSTNPVFGATGNPFDPTRICGGSSGGSAVALATNMVPVALGSDTGGSLRTPAAYCGVVGYRPTPGLVPMSNRASGWSCISVQGPMGRDVADTAMLLSVLADPDPVDPLAWPVDPKNFLNLPDVDLSTLRVAVSEDLGFAPVDNQIRETFRAAIKDLKGAFGEVVEVDPPLQNSDEVFAILRSLQFLDRFRPHYETKRDLLGPNAIENYEEALGYSFADAAWAQNEQTAMYRRHLAFMQDYDVLLSPMAAVPPFPVEQLFPTHINGEKLRSYFHWLGLSYGITNVSHPAITLPCGLDPTGTPFGLQVAGKRYGDVELFAISAALERHMATIPARARPLPDIKALSA; encoded by the coding sequence GTGACCGAGCCGTGTGACCTCTCTTCGGTGGAGGCGCGCCGCCTGATCGGCGCAAAGCAACTCTCCCCGGTGGAGCTTCTGGCGTCGTGCCGGGCGCGGATCGAGGCGGTCAACCCGACCCTGAACGCCATCCCGACCACCTGCTGGGAGCGGGCCGAGGGCGAGGCCAAGGCGGCCGAGGACGCGGTCATGCGCGGCGACGACCTGCCGACCCTGCACGGCCTGCCCATGGGCGTGAAGGAGACCATGGTCAGCGGCGGGGTGCGCACGACCTTCGGCTCGCCGATCTTCGCCGACAACGTGCCGGAGAAGGACGAGCGGCTGGTCGCCGCCGCCCGCAAGGCCGGCGCGGTCGCGGTGGGCAAAACCAACGTCCCGGAATTCGGCCTCGGCGCCAATTCGACCAACCCGGTCTTCGGCGCCACCGGCAACCCGTTCGACCCGACGCGAATCTGCGGCGGCTCGTCGGGCGGCTCCGCCGTGGCGCTGGCGACCAACATGGTGCCGGTGGCGCTCGGCTCCGACACCGGCGGCTCCCTGCGCACGCCGGCCGCCTATTGCGGCGTCGTCGGCTACCGGCCGACCCCCGGCCTGGTGCCGATGTCGAACCGGGCGTCGGGCTGGAGCTGCATCTCGGTGCAGGGTCCCATGGGCCGCGACGTGGCCGACACGGCCATGCTGCTGTCGGTGCTGGCCGACCCCGATCCCGTCGATCCGCTGGCCTGGCCCGTCGACCCGAAGAACTTCCTGAACCTGCCGGACGTGGACCTCTCGACCCTGCGCGTGGCGGTATCGGAGGATCTGGGCTTCGCCCCGGTCGACAACCAGATCCGCGAGACCTTCCGCGCGGCGATCAAGGATCTGAAGGGCGCGTTCGGCGAGGTGGTGGAGGTCGATCCGCCGCTGCAGAATTCCGACGAAGTCTTCGCCATCCTGCGCTCGCTGCAGTTCCTCGACCGGTTCCGGCCGCACTACGAGACCAAGCGCGACCTGCTCGGCCCGAACGCCATCGAGAACTACGAGGAAGCGCTCGGCTACAGCTTCGCCGACGCCGCCTGGGCGCAGAACGAGCAGACCGCCATGTACCGCCGCCACCTGGCCTTCATGCAGGATTACGACGTCCTGCTGTCGCCGATGGCCGCGGTGCCGCCGTTCCCGGTGGAGCAGCTCTTTCCCACCCATATCAACGGCGAGAAGCTGCGCAGCTATTTCCACTGGCTGGGCCTGTCCTACGGCATCACCAACGTCTCCCATCCGGCGATCACCCTGCCCTGCGGGCTGGATCCGACCGGCACGCCATTCGGGTTGCAGGTCGCCGGCAAGCGCTACGGCGATGTGGAGCTGTTCGCGATCTCCGCCGCGCTGGAACGTCACATGGCGACGATCCCGGCCCGCGCCCGCCCGCTGCCGGACATCAAGGCGCTCTCCGCCTGA
- a CDS encoding ABC transporter ATP-binding protein: protein MADTPSLNVVNLKTHFFIREGVVRAVDGVSFSVDQGQVLGIVGESGCGKSITARSILRLVPNPPGRTVDGKIEFEGKDLLELPESEMRKVRGNRISMIFQDPMVSLNPTMTVGRQITEVLRLHLNMTETEARARALELFRDVNIPEPEGRLDNYPHEFSGGMRQRVMIAMALACEPALLIADEPTTALDVTVQAQILDLLRRIRDDLNSAIILITHDLGVVAEICDKVVVMYAGKVVEQASVYDLFDEPKHPYTRGLLDSLPTPEHRVEQLKPIRGQPPDLLRIPKGCSFAPRCDFCMQKCLDEEPPFREVAPGHMSRCWLDSVTQTAAAAE, encoded by the coding sequence ATGGCCGATACGCCGTCTCTGAACGTCGTTAACCTTAAAACCCACTTCTTCATCCGCGAAGGAGTGGTCCGGGCGGTCGACGGCGTCAGCTTCAGCGTCGATCAGGGCCAGGTTCTCGGCATCGTCGGCGAGTCCGGCTGCGGCAAGAGCATCACCGCCCGCTCGATCCTGCGGCTGGTGCCGAACCCGCCGGGGCGCACCGTCGACGGCAAGATCGAGTTCGAGGGCAAGGACCTGCTCGAACTGCCCGAAAGCGAGATGCGCAAGGTCCGGGGCAACCGGATCTCCATGATCTTCCAGGATCCCATGGTGTCGCTGAACCCGACCATGACCGTCGGCCGGCAGATCACCGAGGTGCTGCGCCTCCACCTGAACATGACCGAGACCGAGGCCCGGGCCCGCGCGCTGGAACTGTTCCGCGACGTGAACATCCCGGAGCCGGAAGGCCGGCTCGACAACTATCCGCACGAGTTCAGCGGCGGCATGCGCCAACGCGTCATGATCGCCATGGCGCTGGCCTGCGAGCCGGCGCTGCTAATCGCCGACGAGCCGACCACCGCCCTCGACGTGACGGTGCAGGCCCAGATCCTCGACCTGCTGCGGCGGATCCGCGACGACCTGAACAGCGCCATCATCCTGATCACCCACGACCTCGGCGTGGTCGCCGAGATCTGCGACAAGGTCGTGGTCATGTATGCCGGCAAGGTCGTCGAGCAGGCCAGCGTCTACGACCTGTTCGACGAGCCGAAGCACCCTTACACCCGCGGCCTGCTCGACTCCCTGCCCACGCCGGAGCATCGGGTCGAGCAGCTCAAGCCGATCCGCGGCCAGCCGCCGGATCTGCTGCGCATCCCCAAGGGCTGCAGCTTCGCGCCGCGCTGCGATTTCTGCATGCAGAAGTGCCTGGATGAGGAGCCGCCGTTCCGGGAGGTGGCGCCCGGCCATATGAGCCGGTGCTGGCTGGACAGCGTCACCCAGACGGCCGCGGCCGCCGAGTGA
- a CDS encoding ABC transporter substrate-binding protein, with protein MKRRDFLKIAGAGAGAFIASDLLTAKIAHAAGGRLTVAISSDAWSLDVRTSSDVTSLNVDKQIYNGLMNYDAESKMFPDLAVAAPEQPDDLTYIFKLKEGVQFHKGYGEMTAEDVVYTYDTIRGAIETGQNFFLSLWLKPLAKVEAVDKYTVKFTMSEPYPDFLDTSTMCKIVSKKAAEEFGKDFARNPVGTGPFEFVEWVKDDHILVKKNEKYFTAGVPKLDEIYFQIIPDDTVKVTNLITGQVDMMKEIPPRNLEQLKSAPGVVVGQVPGTQTEQFYFNTKAGPFQDVNLRRAVAYGIDRKAIAEKVFYGMAEIAYAPTPGWQLPAGDYPADMTKIDYDPDMAKKFLKESSKPDNFEFTCMTTAQGWFVEQLTVIQANLADIGIKMNIEPLEKSVMFGKMRVWDYEASYEDLNAGYFGYSAATAPLFYTPPSRQLGWEDEHGLKAFDLLNKFLVTVNKEERQLVYADFLKVLHDQVPYTQVVFVDSTDAWSESVTNYKVGTPNDSIFWETDLS; from the coding sequence ATGAAGCGTAGGGATTTTCTGAAGATCGCCGGCGCGGGCGCCGGTGCCTTCATCGCGAGCGACCTGCTCACCGCCAAGATCGCGCATGCCGCCGGCGGCCGGCTGACGGTCGCCATCAGCTCCGACGCCTGGAGCCTGGACGTGCGCACGTCCAGCGACGTGACCAGCCTCAACGTCGACAAGCAGATCTACAACGGCCTCATGAACTATGACGCCGAGTCGAAGATGTTCCCCGATCTGGCCGTTGCCGCGCCGGAGCAGCCGGACGACCTGACCTACATCTTCAAGCTCAAGGAAGGCGTGCAGTTCCACAAGGGCTACGGCGAGATGACCGCCGAGGACGTGGTCTACACCTACGACACCATCCGCGGCGCCATCGAGACCGGTCAGAACTTCTTCCTGTCGCTCTGGCTGAAGCCGCTGGCGAAGGTCGAGGCGGTGGACAAGTACACCGTCAAGTTCACCATGTCGGAGCCGTACCCGGACTTCCTCGACACCTCCACCATGTGCAAGATCGTCAGCAAGAAGGCGGCCGAGGAATTCGGCAAGGACTTCGCGCGCAATCCGGTCGGCACCGGCCCGTTCGAGTTCGTGGAGTGGGTCAAGGACGACCATATCCTGGTGAAGAAGAACGAGAAGTACTTCACCGCCGGCGTGCCCAAGCTGGACGAGATCTACTTCCAGATCATCCCGGACGACACGGTGAAGGTGACCAACCTGATCACCGGCCAGGTCGACATGATGAAGGAGATCCCGCCGCGCAACCTGGAGCAGCTCAAGAGCGCGCCGGGCGTGGTCGTCGGCCAGGTCCCGGGCACCCAGACCGAGCAGTTCTACTTCAACACCAAGGCCGGGCCGTTCCAGGACGTGAACCTGCGCCGGGCCGTGGCCTACGGCATCGACCGCAAGGCGATCGCCGAGAAGGTGTTCTACGGCATGGCCGAGATCGCCTATGCCCCGACCCCGGGCTGGCAGCTCCCGGCCGGCGACTATCCGGCCGACATGACCAAGATCGACTACGATCCGGACATGGCGAAGAAGTTCCTCAAGGAGAGCTCCAAGCCGGATAATTTCGAGTTCACCTGCATGACCACCGCCCAAGGCTGGTTCGTCGAGCAGCTCACGGTGATCCAGGCCAACCTGGCCGATATCGGCATCAAGATGAACATCGAGCCGCTCGAGAAGAGCGTCATGTTCGGCAAGATGCGGGTCTGGGACTACGAGGCGTCCTACGAGGATCTGAACGCCGGCTATTTCGGCTACAGCGCCGCCACCGCCCCGCTGTTCTACACCCCGCCGTCGCGCCAGCTCGGCTGGGAGGACGAACACGGCCTGAAGGCGTTCGACCTGCTCAACAAGTTCCTGGTCACGGTGAACAAGGAAGAGCGTCAGC
- a CDS encoding oligopeptide/dipeptide ABC transporter ATP-binding protein yields MEKLLEVAGLKKYFPIRKGSLFSRETKYVRAVDDVTFDIHKGEVLGLVGESGSGKTTTGRLLVRLLKATEGDIVFEGKDTQAMTDAQFRPLRRDMQFIFQDPYSSLNPRLTVAHAIAEPIRLHGVAQGKEAEERVGDLMNTVGLNPRMASRYPHEFSGGQRQRIGIARALALNPKLIIADEPVSALDVSIQAQVLNLLHKLRDDFGLSYLFIAHDLNVVQHLCERIAVMYLGKLVEVADRESLYAEPLHPYTQALTSAIPVPNPRAKRDRVLLKGEIPSPVNPPSGCHFHPRCQFATEQCRQVVPKLKKVNATRSVACHLY; encoded by the coding sequence TTGGAGAAGTTGCTGGAAGTCGCGGGGCTCAAGAAATACTTCCCCATCCGCAAGGGGTCCCTGTTCTCCCGCGAGACCAAGTATGTCCGCGCCGTCGACGACGTGACCTTCGACATCCACAAGGGCGAGGTCCTGGGGCTGGTCGGGGAGAGCGGGTCGGGCAAGACCACCACCGGCCGCCTGCTGGTCCGTCTGCTGAAGGCCACCGAGGGCGACATCGTCTTCGAGGGCAAGGACACTCAGGCGATGACGGACGCGCAATTCCGGCCGCTGCGCCGCGACATGCAGTTCATCTTCCAGGATCCGTATTCCTCCCTGAACCCGCGCCTGACCGTCGCCCACGCCATCGCCGAGCCGATCCGGCTGCACGGGGTGGCTCAGGGCAAGGAGGCCGAGGAGCGGGTCGGCGACCTGATGAACACGGTCGGCCTGAACCCGCGGATGGCCAGCCGCTACCCGCATGAATTCTCCGGCGGCCAACGGCAGCGCATCGGCATCGCCCGGGCGCTGGCGCTGAATCCCAAGCTGATCATCGCCGACGAGCCGGTCTCCGCCCTGGACGTGTCGATCCAGGCCCAGGTGCTGAACCTGCTGCACAAGCTGCGCGACGATTTCGGCCTGTCCTACCTGTTTATCGCCCACGACCTGAACGTGGTGCAGCACCTGTGCGAGCGCATCGCCGTCATGTACCTCGGCAAGCTGGTCGAGGTCGCCGACCGCGAGAGCCTCTATGCCGAGCCGCTGCACCCCTACACCCAGGCATTGACCTCCGCCATTCCGGTCCCGAACCCGCGCGCCAAGCGCGACCGGGTGCTGCTGAAGGGGGAGATCCCCAGCCCGGTCAATCCGCCCTCGGGCTGTCATTTCCACCCCCGCTGCCAGTTCGCCACCGAACAGTGCCGGCAGGTGGTGCCCAAGCTGAAGAAGGTGAACGCGACCAGATCGGTCGCCTGTCACCTGTACTGA